The Oncorhynchus keta strain PuntledgeMale-10-30-2019 chromosome 17, Oket_V2, whole genome shotgun sequence genome has a window encoding:
- the LOC127908482 gene encoding histidine-rich protein PFHRP-III-like encodes METTFGVWMQDAAERLNDNHIWMAGHFSGRVLQEYKSIASFPNGRSIDMRKFYQGCGHIIYNGSVYYHNAGTSKVVKDNLKTRRLQTLAIEDALYHNRTYLFHNSKTYFKFAVDERTVAHICFSYQWNRDGGQENTVSHNAEKVLLTIRAHTQQDNTHQAYTHQANTHQANAHQANAHQANAHQANAHQANAQQANAQQANAQQANAQQANAHQANAHQANAHQANAHQANAQQANAQQANAQQANAQQANAHQANAHQANAHQANAHQANAHQANAHQANAHQANAQQANAHQANAQQANAHQANAHQANAHQANAHQANTHQANAQQANTHQANAHQANTHQANAHQANTQQANAQQANM; translated from the exons ATGGAAACAACATTTGGAGTTTGGATGCAAGATGCAGCTGAACGATTGAACGATAACCACATTTGGATGGCTGGACACTTTTCAG GTCGAGTCTTGCAGGAGTACAAGAGCATTGCATCATTTCCTAACGGCAGGTCTATTGACATGAGGAAGTTCTACCAGGGTTGTGGCCACATCATCTACAATGGGTCTGTTTACTATCACAATGCAGGAACCTCGAAAGTTGTCAA GGATAACCTGAAGACCAGGAGATTACAGACACTGGCCATTGAGGATGCTCTTTACCACAATCGAACCTATCTCTTCCACAACTCCAAGACGTACTTTAAGTTTGCTGTGGACGAACGGACTGTGGCTCATATATGCTTCAGCTATCAGTGGAACCGTGATGGTGGCCAA GAGAATACAGTCAGTCACAATGCAGAGAAGGTTCTATTAACAATCAGAGCACACACCCAGCAAGACAACACCCATCAAGCCTACACCCATCAAGCCAACACCCATCAAGCCAACGCCCATCAAGCCAACGCCCATCAAGCCAACGCCCATCAAGCCAACGCCCATCAAGCCAACGCCCAACAAGCCAACGCCCAACAAGCCAACGCCCAACAAGCCAACGCCCAACAAGCCAACGCCCATCAAGCCAACGCCCATCAAGCCAACGCCCATCAAGCCAACGCCCATCAAGCCAACGCCCAACAAGCCAACGCCCAACAAGCCAACGCCCAACAAGCCAACGCCCAACAAGCCAACGCCCATCAAGCCAACGCCCATCAAGCCAACGCCCATCAAGCCAACGCCCATCAAGCCAACGCCCATCAAGCCAACGCCCATCAAGCCAACGCCCATCAAGCCAACGCCCAACAAGCCAACGCCCATCAAGCCAACGCCCAACAAGCCAACGCCCATCAAGCCAACGCCCATCAAGCCAACGCCCATCAAGCCAACGCCCATCAAGCCAACACCCATCAAGCCAACGCCCAACAAGCCAACACCCATCAAGCCAACGCCCATCAAGCCAACACCCATCAAGCCAACGCCCATCAAGCCAACACCCAACAAGCCAACGCCCAACAAGCCAACATGTGA